Proteins encoded in a region of the Rhodothermales bacterium genome:
- a CDS encoding response regulator transcription factor, which translates to MRILVVEDDRHIAEFVQEGLREAGYAVDHAADGKEAFALAMNEPYDAAVVDLMLPQRDGLSLIEGLRGRGVATPFLILSAKRTVDDRVRGLQAGGDDYLTKPFAFAELLARLQALIRRSTGATEPTHLTAGPLHLDLLTREVTRTGEPIDLQPNEFALLEYLMRNAERPVSKTAIRQHVWDFDFDPQTNVEEVLVHRLRQKVDHSFEPKLIHTVRGVGYVLRTS; encoded by the coding sequence ATGCGCATCCTCGTCGTCGAGGACGACCGACACATCGCCGAGTTCGTGCAGGAGGGCCTGCGCGAAGCGGGCTACGCCGTCGACCACGCCGCCGACGGGAAGGAGGCGTTCGCCCTCGCCATGAACGAGCCCTACGACGCCGCCGTCGTCGATCTCATGCTGCCGCAGCGTGACGGGCTCAGCCTCATCGAGGGGCTCCGGGGGCGCGGCGTCGCCACGCCGTTCCTCATCCTCAGCGCGAAACGCACCGTCGACGACCGCGTGCGTGGGCTCCAGGCCGGCGGCGACGACTACCTCACGAAGCCGTTCGCCTTCGCCGAGCTCCTCGCCCGCCTCCAGGCCCTTATCCGCCGGAGCACGGGGGCGACGGAGCCGACGCACCTCACCGCCGGGCCGCTCCACCTCGACCTCCTCACGCGCGAGGTCACGCGCACGGGCGAGCCGATCGACCTCCAGCCGAACGAGTTCGCCCTCCTCGAATACCTCATGCGCAACGCCGAACGCCCCGTCTCGAAGACGGCCATCCGGCAGCACGTCTGGGACTTCGACTTCGACCCGCAGACGAACGTCGAGGAGGTGCTCGTCCACCGGCTCCGCCAGAAAGTGGACCACAGTTTCGAGCCGAAGCTGATCCACACCGTTCGGGGGGTGGGCTATGTCCTCCGCACGTCCTGA